A genomic region of Vitis vinifera cultivar Pinot Noir 40024 chromosome 7, ASM3070453v1 contains the following coding sequences:
- the LOC100246803 gene encoding uncharacterized protein LOC100246803, which produces MYADRVEAGAKRSVYERLNGTSLDDSGRRRQFTGKRQRQDDDKWEHDLYEDGETQISNRKVGARDLRLKLQKKVGQQVPLSGKGSLSGGVRDLREKLSGTMHSQPVNNDPPKAKPAMEAGKPTRKNVAVEAPVSGTKKVASQVPRNKTQQKADTSVDGFLQSLGLEKYLITFQAEEVDMTALIHMTDEDLKAMGIPMGPRKKILLALESKA; this is translated from the exons ATGTATGCTGATCGGGTGGAGGCAGGAGCCAAGAGGTCTGTATACGAACGCCTCAACGGAACCTCCTTAGACGATTCTGGCCGCAGGCGTCAGTTCACTGGCAAGAG GCAGAGGCAAGATGATGACAAGTGGGAGCATGATCTTTATGAGGATGGTGAAACTCAGATTTCAA ATCGGAAAGTTGGTGCTAGAGATCTTCGTTTGAAGCTTCAAAAGAAGGTTGGCCAACAAGTGCCTCTAAGTGGAAAGGGATCTCTTTCAGGAGGTGTGCGAGATCTACGTGAAAAGCTGTCTGGCACAATGCATTCACAACCAGTGAACAATGATCCACCAAAAGCAAAACCTGCTATGGAGGCTGGTAAACCTACTCGGAAAAATGTCGCAGTTGAAGCTCCTGTGTCAGGAACCAAAAAAGTTGCCAGCCAAGTTCCTAGAAATAAAACTCAGCAGAAg GCTGATACATCAGTAGATGGTTTTTTGCAGTCTCTGGGTCTCGAAAAATATCTGATTACATTTCAAGCAGAGGAA GTCGATATGACTGCTCTAATACACATGACTGATGAGGACCTCAAGGCTATGGGAATACCAATG GGTCCGAGGAAGAAGATACTTCTGGCATTGGAATCTAAAGCCTGA
- the LOC132254012 gene encoding heat shock protein 81-1-like gives MVPKVNEIDGATEVNEDKHLVHGNRGKLAEWLCYHSTKSGDELTSLRDYITGENKKAVESSQFLEKLKKIGYGFLFMVDTIDEYAMGQLKEFEGKKLVPTTNEGLKFDESEDGKKKYTCKCGEDHGGPDT, from the exons ATGGTTCCCAAAGTGAATGAAATTGATGGAGCTACGGAGGTGAATGAGGATAAGCACCTTGTTCATGGAAATAG AGGTAAGCTTGCTGAATGGCTTTGCTACCACTCTACTAAGAGCGGAGATGAGCTGACCAGTCTTAGGGATTATATCACAGGAGAAAACAAGAAAgctgttgagagttctcaattTCTTGAAAAGCTGAAGAAGATAGGTTATGGATTTTTGTTCATGGTTGACACCATTGATGAGTATGCAATGGGGCAACTAAAAGAGTTTGAGGGGAAGAAGCTTGTCCCTACAACCAATGAGGGACTGAAATTTGATGAGAGTGAGGATGGGAAAAAGAAGTACACTTGCAAATGTGGAGAGGATCATGGAGGCCCAGACACTTAG